In Camelina sativa cultivar DH55 chromosome 13, Cs, whole genome shotgun sequence, the genomic window aaagtttcattccaaagttagcacacatggtttaattaaataataaaacactgaaattattaattcattattattttctcaCGCGCTTTCTACGATCAAGTGAAAATCACACCAAAATCTCCGGCGATCAATTGAAACAACCATGTTCGGTGACATCCGCAGTTCCCAGTTGTCGGAGATTATCAAATTGAAAGATGAATCTGATTTCGAGAAGCTTCTCTCATTAGGTAATCAGATCTCCGTAACATGCTTCGGTTCTCTTCTCTCCGGTGCGTACACTTCCTCACTCGTTTTGTGTGTCATTTGAATCATCGAGACCCAAATTCTGGATCGACCTGTTCAGCTTTCTTGAGTTGTTCCCGAATCTGTAGGTTAATCTtccttgctttttttttctattcatcctTTTCGATTTCATTCATTACGTTTGATTTGTTTAAactaaaaaacttttgataaacTTCGACAATTGATTTGAATCTCCTCGTGTTGGTCGCAATCAAAATGAGTTTGatatttggatttgattttgtggtGTAGACTTGGTATGTGATGAAGTCTTGACACTGAGACCGCAAGTTGGTACTCAAGGTTACTAATAACAAAGAGGTAATTGAATGTGCCTTCTTGGAGTTCATCTTATACTTCTCTCAATTGAGGAGATAAGAgcataaaatttagtatttgcTATTAAAGTTGATATCTGATTCGTCAAATGATGAATTTCTTGTTTTGGAAAATGTTAGTCATGGTtccatgatgatgatgtctAGACTTATCTTTTCATGTTGGTAATGGATGTACTTTGGTCCTAGTTATGTggttactttatttttattttttgtcttcgTGAATGTGATTGCTAATAGTTATATTACTTTGTTTTCCTAGGTTTCGATGAATTGTGTGGCGATGGGTTAGTTAAATAAGCATACTTTGTTAACTCTTTTAGAGCTGCTGTTTTAGTATATGTTGAAAgcatgttttgtgttttttagcCGAAGTGTGGTTCTTTAGAACTTGTTGAGAGTCAGGCGGATGTTGACGTAAACATAGCATCAacttttgttgttaattttgttaattagcTATCACCATGTTAGGCTACTTGTTTCATTCTTTTGATAAGAAGTgtatgtatatttaaatttttttttttttcttaaacttagTGTCTCAAGGTCAAGACAGACCAAGCACAAAGAAGCAACGAAGATGGATTCCATAGCTTTAAGAAGTGTGTTGACATTACATAGAAccatatttctttatttgttgttagaCATGTATGATGGTTGtgatacatttttatattgtttgggTACTTTTACGATGTTTCTGCACTATAAAATTGTCACAAGTTTCTATTAGACAAGCTAATAGTTGTTGAGGTAATTGCAATTCAGTTTTCTACAGATTCTCTTTAGTTTCAAGAAAATTCAAGAAGGATTTCACGGAATTCAGGAAATATTCTATCCAATTCTGGAAAGATTTATTGAATTtcaggatgaccttcataaaaagtttGTAATTCaagatgactttcataaaaattcTTGACATTGGTAAACACAAGAATATGCACAAAAATAGAATATTTATCCTTCACTAATGGAGTAATCTTTGACATACTGAGggaaaacaccaaaaatttatgaaggaatcaataatatttaggaatgaCATCTTAAAATTCATGATATCTTTCATAAATATTTAGgaagacacaaaatcaaatcattacaCCTATTGTACATGTAGATAAATTagcacaaaataaaatcaatatccCTCACTAAATGAATAATTTGTGATACATTaagacaaaatataaacaaaatattcaaaaactcaattattctaaatttatgaaggattttataatatttaggaaGACGTCTTTAATGTTTAGGAATGCTTTCATAAACATTTAGAAATCCCAAGTAATGACCATAActtgaaatatatgtttttcaaaaatggtGATAACCAGAACCAGAATTGCGTTCAAGTGTTGTGGAATCCTCAGCTTTGCCATGGAATATAGTATTTCTTTCCTTGTTCACTGTctctgcaaattttttttttgtctgttgaTACTATAACTTGATGATTAATCACCTCATCAGCCATTTATGTAACCAATGTAGTTACCTTTAGATCTGAACTCTAACTAAAGGATCACTAGAATGTGAACAATAATTGGAACACCGATTTCATTAACAATagacttaattttatttttatcataagtCGTTAACACTAACACCGTAGATGTTGCGATTTGCCTCTCCGCCGATGAACTCTCCTTTAGAAGTTGTAACAATGGAGCAACACCACCTTCATCTATAACAATCTTCTTATTTCGATCATTATCTACAACAAAAGAACCAATCTAATTCACCACATCAATTCTCTCAACACGACCGAATGCAAAATTGGATCATTCGTACCTACAAGAGGAAACGAAATCACCACTTCATCATTATCAAATTCAAACTCACAAAATTCATTTGACATTTCATCATAAACTTGATGACAAGAACCGGAGATGAATTGAACAAACTTTCTAAGCATTTGAGCAAGCTGATCTACTTGTTTCCAAACCTTAATCACTAATCAAACACACTCAGAATCCATTTCACATCACCATTAGAAGGTTtgaagatgaaaacaaatatattcaGGAACACATTCTTATATTGGTTAATAGAGTTGTATCATGActataacttattaacatgaaaacaaaaatattcaggAATGATTGAATGATGTTTAGGAAGGATCCTTTTAAATTCAGGATAGttttcctaaaacatcatgAACTTCTCTGTTGCAACCTGAACACGCAGATAGTCAGATACAACTCTATGACATGGCTTCATCTATGCATtgcccaacaaaaaaaattaacaaaatcaatctaaacacacattaacatgaaaacaaattaaaaaattgatttaccAAAGCTTTTTACTTGTTCCCATAAGAGGAATCAAATGATCCACATTGACTTTAACTCCCACCTCAGCAAACTACATCAACAACGGCAAGTCTAAAGCTCCTCACTGTTGTCAAGCACACCATCACTGTCTATATCAAACAGAACCGCCGTAATTATACTCAGAGGATTCTCCGCCGTCGTACTCACTATCGTCGACGGAAGTGCCGTTTAGATTAATTAAACTTTGATCTTCAAGAATACGGTGAATGAAGATGCTATTGATGTGGATTTTTATTGGATTGGTTTCAGTCAATCGATTTGGGAATTAATTGAAAAGATTTGAAGATCTCAGTTCAAAATCTTCATCACAAGTTTCGACGGAGCTTTGAAAACTAAAGtcgtgataaaaaaaaatattttgctatttaaattaaaaaataatatcaatatacaaatgctagttttggaaaatttaattatgtgtgctaattttggaagaaaaacttaaaagtgtgctattctagggtatttctctatttttaataactaaattttgaagattgtgttaagatttcaaattatgattctcctatcatctttattttcttttatttacaaattgttttgaattttcatataatacctATGGTTAAAAAAGTGCAGAATATtttttgcatatgttgtgatttgaacttttaaaaacgaagatatattacttaatctataaaaaatgtgtgttttaatttccacattggcgggttggtaaaactaaatttatatagatgttaaattaataatttttatttgttcacaattataatattaaaattactactttatatttcacaaaataatgatgcaaatacaacaaacaaacattataaaactgtaatatacgtcaaaaataaaatactataatattctaaaataattagtattcaaaaagattaatagatttacagaacaattaaaaataaatattatctcaaataaaataacttttacaaaaaatataacaataatttttattattatattagaaatttttttaaaatattgaccCGTGCTTTAATCACCGGATATCTCCTAGTACTAATAATAATGGGCATCATCTTCCCCAGAGTTTGTTAGAAACTTATTAAACTTGATTCATTTaacaaaatggttttttttttgttaaatcgacattgagatttttataatttatacttttCAACAATCAATCGATCACTAAGACTTGAACCAATAATTTCtagtttttaacaaacaaacaaaaaaaaggacaGTGAATctctaaaaatttattatagtattaaaaaaccgttatgattaataataatttaaagaaatactatatatatagaaaagtgaagaagaagaaaaaaaaagaaaaaaagcagtGAGATTTACAGCTCAGAAGGGCTAAAAAGCTTTTTGGTACAACTGACACTCTTCCAAGAAAGCATCAGATCCAATTTCCGCAATCATCTCCACACAAAGACAAGATTAAAGagatagaaagaaagagagagagagaaagatatagctcgtgaagaagaaagaagcagcTCACTgctgtacaaaaaaaaaaaaaagNTGGATGATGATCGTCTTCGCTTCAGCCGCAGAATccagtttctttttcttgcttgGCTCCGTCGTTCTCGCTCCGGTATGCCCCCCCTCAATTTACTCTCGCTATCTCTTTCCATTttcctctatcttcttctttctttttcagattAGTTTTTTTAGAGTTCTTGATTTTGACTTTTCTTAGTGGTTTTTGCTATAAACTCTGTTCTGAACTCGTAACTATTGCTGATTCATTTTGAGTGACTTGGTTTGAGTTCTCTATATATGAGACTTTTCGTGTTTCTACTTatagcttcatcaactctattGTTAAGTCATTGAGCCACCGATTCAGTTTCTTTTATTCTGTGTTAGACTtgtgttgtatgttatttatacaACCTGCCCTTCCACTGTGGCATCATTATAGGAAGAATAGAATTTATCAGACGATTTGGATACAAGGATATAAGCAAAGCAACAGAAGGCTTTCGTAAGGTTATCTACAGCAACTATCACGGGTCTGCATACAGAGCCAAATTCAAAGGTGGTGAGGTTGCTTTGGTCAAAGAACTCAATGCTCTTGATCTTGGACGTGAAAGGTTTGATGAAGAAGTCCAGCTCTTGGGTCGTTTACGTCACCGTCATCTCCTCACTCTTCGCGGTTTTTGTATCGGACGAAAGAggtttcctttttttcatttctcttgcaactttgaaagaaagaatgaaaaacatgtttttgtttcttactttttgcttctttttctcaGGCTGCTAGTGTTTGACAACATTGAAAATGGAAGCTTAAAAGACCACCTCAATGGTAATAAAACCCTTCaaaaaacataatcatcaaAACGTAATCATTTGTTGaatcttttgtctctttcttgaTAGATCCGCTAAAGACTCCTTTGAACTGGAAAACTCGCATCCAGATAGCCATTGGAGTCGCAGCTGCATTGGTAGTGttgcttttattttaacataCCAATTATACTATTAAAGGGACTCAGAACTCAGAAGATGATTATAATCCGCTCTTTGACCACAGGAATACTTGCTGATCTTCAGCAGTAATGATGCACAGATATATGATGTTTCAGTGAACTCATGTAACATCATGTTGGATGAAAACTTCGCTCCAAAAGTAAGTTTTTCCCTCATTGGTTCCTTTAAGCCTTTTTTTTGTATCAGTTATTAATAAGTGAAATCTTCCTCTCATAGATTTCAGATATCCGAGT contains:
- the LOC104736217 gene encoding probable receptor-like protein kinase At1g49730 (The sequence of the model RefSeq protein was modified relative to this genomic sequence to represent the inferred CDS: added 7 bases not found in genome assembly), with amino-acid sequence MAMDDDRLRFSRRIQFLFLAWLRRSRSGRIEFIRRFGYKDISKATEGFRKVIYSNYHGSAYRAKFKGGEVALVKELNALDLGRERFDEEVQLLGRLRHRHLLTLRGFCIGRKRLLVFDNIENGSLKDHLNDPLKTPLNWKTRIQIAIGVAAALEYLLIFSSNDAQIYDVSVNSCNIMLDENFAPKISDIRVNRHPKNHPKAIHDSCSEGSCADEECGNVIFQLGVLMLELITGQSSDRQGNDLIEWVQDSCIANSIDKMIDPDLGNNYSSRELQKVLAVARLCIKTRYEPPSFSITHVYRYLQKKIDVAA